GTGCAGCCGGCACTCTCCAGGCGGGCCTTGGCGGTGGGGGAGATGCCCGGATCGCTGCCGCGCACCACACGCCCGCGCTGGGCGAGGACATAGGCGATCGCGCTCTGGCCTGCCCCCCCGATCCCGACAAAGTGCAGCGGACCATGGGGGAGTGGGCGGACATCGGCAGGCGAGCTAGGGCGCGGGACAGGCATCGTTATTTGATTCCCGCTCGCTCGAAGAACTTCTGGCTGGGGCGCTCCTTGGAGAGAAGCGGCGTCTTGCTTCCTCCCTCACGGTAGAACGGGCGGCAGGAGATTCCCAGCAGGATGCCCAGGCCGCAGAGAGTGGGCACCAGCGACGAGCCCCCGTAGGAGATGAGGGGGAGGGGGATTCCGGTGGTCGGGGCCCACGAGGTCACGACCGCGATATTGAGGAGGGCTTGGGCGGAGACCAGAGCGGTCAGGCCCGTGGCGAGGAAGCGGCCAAAGGGGTCCTTGGTGCGCAGGGCGATACTGAACCCACGGCAGGCCAGGCAGAGGAAGGCGATGAGGACCGCCGACGTACCAACCAGCCCTAGCTCCTCCCCGACCACGGCGAAGATAAAGTCCGTGCGCTGGGCGGGCAGGCCGCCGGGGCGCTTCTCGTGGCCGAAGGTGAAGCCGACCCCGGTCGCGCCGCCACTGCCCAGCGCCACGAGGCTCCGCCAGACCTGGTAGCCGTCTTTGTCCTTATCGGCCTCGGGGTGGAGGAAAGTCGTGATGCGGCGCATGCGGTAGTTGGGCTCCTCCGGGTGGGACTTGCTCGGCAGATAGAGGGTCCCCACCGCTAGGAGCGAGCAGGCCAGGGTGACCACGAGGAGGTACTTGCGCCGTACACCCGCCGCCGCGAGCAGGATCAGGTAGGCAAAGAACATGGTCGCGGCCGTGCCTAGGTCGGGCTGGCGCTCGGTGAGGATCATCGGGACTCCCACCGCGACCGTCAGCCAGAAGACACCGCGGGCGGTCTGGACATAGGCACGCCGCTCCGCCAGGAGCCACGCCAGGAAGACAACCATCGCCAGCTTTGCGAGCTCGGAGGGCTGGAGCTGAATGGGGCCTAGGGCGATCCAGCGCCGGGCACCTAGCGAGACAAGCCCTATTCCCCAGACCAGCAGCAGCAGGATGATCGAGAGAATAAAGCCTGGCACGGCGATACGCTTCAGCCACCAGTAGGGAATCCGCGAGCAGATAAAGAGCCCCGCAAAGCCAATTGCTGCGGAGAGAACCTGCTTACGGGCGAAGTGGAACGGATCGTTGTTGTAGTCGTCGTAGGCGCGGGCGATGCAGTACGACGAGTCGTAGACCATGACGATCCCAAACACCACCAGGACTAGGATGATGACAAAGAGCCACCAGTCCGCCGCAAACCGTCGCTGATTTCCATTCATAATAGAGTTCCTACCGCTTCCCGAAAGACCTGTCCGCGCTGCTCAAAGCCGGTGAACATATCAAAGCTGGCAAAACCGGGCACGAGCAAGACCGTCTCGCCGCGCCGGGCATGGGCGCTCGCCTGCTCGACTGCCGCCTCCAGAGAGGGAGCGAGCTCGCTGGCGGTGTAGCCCACTTTCAGGAGCTCCTCTCCCAGAAAGGGCCCATCCTCCCCGATCAGCACGACCCGGCGTGCATGGCGTGCGAGGGCATCGACCATCGGCTGGATGTCCCCACCCTTGTGCCGTCCGCCCGAGATCGCGATCACCTTTCCGGGGAGCGACGAGAGCGAGGCGGCGACCGCGGCGGGGTTGGTGCACATGGAGTTGTTGATGTAGAGAATCCCCTCGCGCTCCCCCACCACCTCCATCCGGTGCGCCACTCCCTTAAAGCCCCGGAGACCGTCGGCGATCTTTCCGGGGTTCAGCCCAAACGCGAGCGCCATCGACGAGGCCGCGCAGGCATTGGCGAGGTTGTGGACACCGGGGACGCGCAGCTCCCGCGGGTCGAGGTGCAGCGATGAGTGCAGGGTGGGGGCCTCGCCGTGGAAGGGAAGCCGCATCGCCTTACCAATGCCCCCGCCCAAGCACCGCACGTAGGTATCGTCGGCGTTGACCACCGCAAAGTCGCTGTGCTGCTGGGCCGCGAAGATCCGCGCCTTGGTCTGGCCGTACTCGGTCAGGGTGGCGTAGCGGTCCAGGTGGTCGCTGGAGAGGTTGAGCCAGGCCGCGACCTTGGGCCGGAAGCTGCTGACCCACTCTAGCTGGAACGATGAGATCTCCGCCACGATCACGGCGTCCTTGGGGGCGGCCATGGCGGCCTCGATCAGGGGCAGGCGCTTGCCATGGTCCTCGGCGATATTGCCGGCGACAAAGGTCTTGCGGCCCGCGGCTTGGCAGATCGCGCCCAGCATCGCGGTCGTGGTGGTCTTGCCATTGGTGCCGGTGATGGCGAGGATCGGGGCCTTGGCGAGGCGGTAGGCGATCTCGATCTCGCTGGAGACCTCGATCCCGCGCGCCAGGGCCTGCAAGAGCGGCGGCGCAGTCGGGGGGACACCGGGGGAGGGAACTACCAGCACGAGGCTCTCGGGGAGCTCGGTGCTACCTAGCTGGAGGGTGACACCGGGAATGGCGAGTGCCTCGGCGACCCGTGCGGGGGGGAGCAGGGACTCGGGCTTGGAGTCGCAGATCACGACCTCCGCACCCTCGGCCACCAGCACACGCGCGGTGGCGATACCCGTGGCCGCCAGCCCGATCACAGCCACTCTCATCGCACACCGCCAAAGAAGAGAATGCCTACGAGCGCCATGACCAGCGCCACCATCCAGAAGCGCACGACCACCTGAACCTCGTGCCAGCCCAGCTCCTCGAAGTGGTGGTGCAGGGGGGCGCGCCGAAAGACCCGGTTTTGTTGGGCGTATTCTAGGCCGTGCTTGATCCGGCGGTACTTAAAGACATAGCGCTGGATCATCATCGAGGCGATCTCGACAATATAGACCGCTCCAATGATAAAGAGGAGTACCTCTTGCTGGGAGATAATGGCCGCCGCGCTCAGCCCCATGCCCAGCGCCAGCGAGCCCGTGTCGCCCATGAAGACCCGCGCGGGGTAGGCATTGAAGCACAGAAAGCCCGCACAGGCCCCCGCGAGTGCGCCGTAGAACACCGCCTGCTCCGGCGTGACCCCGCTGATGGCGTAGGCGCAGTAGGCCAGCGCGGATGAGGCAATTAAAGTCGTGCCGCTGGCGAGGCCGTCTAAGCCATCCGTAAAGTTGACCGCGTTGCCAAAGCCGATAACACAGAGCGCGGCGAGGACATAGTACAGGGGGCCAAGGGGGACACCCAGCACCATTGTGTCTAGCTTGATGAAGTACAGGTAGAGGGCAAAGCTAAAGGCGACACCCGCCTGGAGGCCCAGCTTTGCCCGCTCCGAGAGGCCCGCCTTGTTCTGCTTCTTGCGCGCCTTCCCCAGGTCGTCCAGCACCCCGATCATGCCGCCGCAGAGAAAGACCAGCAGGGTCGCCACCAGGTGCGAGCGCCCTGAGGTGGTCAGCAGTCCCGAGCCGCTCTCGGTCGCCTGAAAGCGCTCCCAGACCAGCCAGCCCAGGGTGGCGAGGCCGGTCGCACTCAGGATCAGCAGGCCTCCCATGGTCGGGGTGCCGTGCTTGAGCTTGTGTTTTTCAGGGGCGTTCTCGCTGATGGGCTGGACACCTTTCTTGGCCTTGAGGAAGGCGATCAGGCGCGGCCCCAGCGCGAGAACCAGCGCAAAGGCGATCAGAAACGGGGCTCCGGGGAGCATCATTCGTGTTTTCCTCCACTCCACTCGGGCTGGAGGGCCTTGACCACGCGCTCAAGCTCCATGGCACGAGAGCCCTTGGCCAGGATGACATCACCGTCTTGGGCGATAAAGGCGATCGCCTCGGCGGCCTTGGCGGTCTGGTCGAAGTAGAAAACATGGTTGCGGTCGAAGCCCTCGGCGATCGCGGCGGCAGAGAGAAACGTGGTCTGCTCCCCAACCAGCACGAGCATGTCGAGCTTGAGCTTGGCCGCCACCCGCCCGACCATCTTGTGGGCCTCTTCGGCAAAGCGCCCCAGCTCCTTCATCTCGCCCAGGACCGCGATCCGCTTGCCCGTGCCGTGGAGCGGGGTCTCGGCGAGGGTCTGGAGCGCCCCGACCATGGAGTCCGGGGCGGCGTTGTAGCAGTCGGCGATCACGGTAGCACCGCAGGCGGCCTTCACCTCTTCCAGGCGCATGGCGGGCGGCTCGAAGCGCAGCAGGGCCTTGGCGAGCGAGTCAAGGGGAATCTCCAGCGCGGCTCCGGCGGCGATCCCGAGCAGGGCGTTCTGGATATTGAAGCGCCCCGCCGACGGCAAGAAGGCTTTTTGGGTGCCCCAGGGCGAGTGGATCGTGAAGCGCCAGCCGTTTTCCTGGCGCACGATATCGCTTGCCTGAACATCCGCTTTTGCCTCTAGCCCGACGGTCAGCACGCGGCCACGCGCCTTTGTCGCAAGGGTCTGCGCGAAGTCGTCGGTGGCGGGATAGATCGAGATTCCGTTCTCGGGGAGTGCCTCAAAGAGCTCCGCCTTGGCGTTGGCGATCCCCTGGCGGCTTCCCAGGAGCTCGATATGCGAGAGCCCGATTCCCGTGATGATCCCGACCGTTGGCTGGGCGATCCGCGCCAGCTCCGCGATCTGCCCCGCGCCGCGCATGCCCATCTCCAGGATCCAGGCGGTCGCACTCTCTGGCGCGCCAAAGATGGTCTGCGGGACTCCTATCTCGTTGTTGAAGTTCGCGCCGGACTTGGCGACCGAGAACATGGTCTCAAGAAGAGTTCCCGTGAGCTCTTTTGTTGTTGTTTTTCCGACACTTCCCGTGATGCCAAGCACCGGCCCTGTGAACGTCTTGCGCACGGCCAGAGCGAGATCTCCTAGCGCCGTCGTGGTGTTTTTGGCGACTAGCACAGGGACGGTTGCGGCGAGGCTGTGGTCGGCGACAACCGCCGCCGCGCCCGCCCCGATCGCTTGCTGCACGTAGTTGTGTCCGTCGAATTTTTCTCCCTTGAGCGCGACAAAGAGCGCCCCCGGCTGGATCGTCCGGGTGTCGGTGGAGATGCCGGTCAGCGGCAGGTCCTCAGTGGGGACGGGGGCACTAAGCGCGGCGGCTGCCTCGGCGAGGGTTAGTGCGAAAGGCATTTTTCAATCTCCTCTCGGGCGACATCCTGATCGGAGAAGGGGTGCTTGGTGTGCCCGATAATCTGGTAGTCCTCGTGGCCCTTGCCGGCAATGACAATCGTGTCGCCTTGCTTGGCCATTCCCACCGCCAGCGCGATCGCCTTGCGCCGGTTCACCTCACGGTACACCTGGGCTCCCT
This genomic interval from Armatimonas rosea contains the following:
- the ftsW gene encoding putative lipid II flippase FtsW, whose amino-acid sequence is MNGNQRRFAADWWLFVIILVLVVFGIVMVYDSSYCIARAYDDYNNDPFHFARKQVLSAAIGFAGLFICSRIPYWWLKRIAVPGFILSIILLLLVWGIGLVSLGARRWIALGPIQLQPSELAKLAMVVFLAWLLAERRAYVQTARGVFWLTVAVGVPMILTERQPDLGTAATMFFAYLILLAAAGVRRKYLLVVTLACSLLAVGTLYLPSKSHPEEPNYRMRRITTFLHPEADKDKDGYQVWRSLVALGSGGATGVGFTFGHEKRPGGLPAQRTDFIFAVVGEELGLVGTSAVLIAFLCLACRGFSIALRTKDPFGRFLATGLTALVSAQALLNIAVVTSWAPTTGIPLPLISYGGSSLVPTLCGLGILLGISCRPFYREGGSKTPLLSKERPSQKFFERAGIK
- the murD gene encoding UDP-N-acetylmuramoyl-L-alanine--D-glutamate ligase → MRVAVIGLAATGIATARVLVAEGAEVVICDSKPESLLPPARVAEALAIPGVTLQLGSTELPESLVLVVPSPGVPPTAPPLLQALARGIEVSSEIEIAYRLAKAPILAITGTNGKTTTTAMLGAICQAAGRKTFVAGNIAEDHGKRLPLIEAAMAAPKDAVIVAEISSFQLEWVSSFRPKVAAWLNLSSDHLDRYATLTEYGQTKARIFAAQQHSDFAVVNADDTYVRCLGGGIGKAMRLPFHGEAPTLHSSLHLDPRELRVPGVHNLANACAASSMALAFGLNPGKIADGLRGFKGVAHRMEVVGEREGILYINNSMCTNPAAVAASLSSLPGKVIAISGGRHKGGDIQPMVDALARHARRVVLIGEDGPFLGEELLKVGYTASELAPSLEAAVEQASAHARRGETVLLVPGFASFDMFTGFEQRGQVFREAVGTLL
- a CDS encoding UDP-N-acetylmuramoyl-tripeptide--D-alanyl-D-alanine ligase produces the protein MPFALTLAEAAAALSAPVPTEDLPLTGISTDTRTIQPGALFVALKGEKFDGHNYVQQAIGAGAAAVVADHSLAATVPVLVAKNTTTALGDLALAVRKTFTGPVLGITGSVGKTTTKELTGTLLETMFSVAKSGANFNNEIGVPQTIFGAPESATAWILEMGMRGAGQIAELARIAQPTVGIITGIGLSHIELLGSRQGIANAKAELFEALPENGISIYPATDDFAQTLATKARGRVLTVGLEAKADVQASDIVRQENGWRFTIHSPWGTQKAFLPSAGRFNIQNALLGIAAGAALEIPLDSLAKALLRFEPPAMRLEEVKAACGATVIADCYNAAPDSMVGALQTLAETPLHGTGKRIAVLGEMKELGRFAEEAHKMVGRVAAKLKLDMLVLVGEQTTFLSAAAIAEGFDRNHVFYFDQTAKAAEAIAFIAQDGDVILAKGSRAMELERVVKALQPEWSGGKHE
- the mraY gene encoding phospho-N-acetylmuramoyl-pentapeptide-transferase, which encodes MMLPGAPFLIAFALVLALGPRLIAFLKAKKGVQPISENAPEKHKLKHGTPTMGGLLILSATGLATLGWLVWERFQATESGSGLLTTSGRSHLVATLLVFLCGGMIGVLDDLGKARKKQNKAGLSERAKLGLQAGVAFSFALYLYFIKLDTMVLGVPLGPLYYVLAALCVIGFGNAVNFTDGLDGLASGTTLIASSALAYCAYAISGVTPEQAVFYGALAGACAGFLCFNAYPARVFMGDTGSLALGMGLSAAAIISQQEVLLFIIGAVYIVEIASMMIQRYVFKYRRIKHGLEYAQQNRVFRRAPLHHHFEELGWHEVQVVVRFWMVALVMALVGILFFGGVR